A portion of the Manihot esculenta cultivar AM560-2 chromosome 2, M.esculenta_v8, whole genome shotgun sequence genome contains these proteins:
- the LOC110608613 gene encoding ras-related protein Rab7 has product MSLRRRTLLKVIVLGDSGVGKTSLMNQYVHKKFSLQYKATIGADFVTKELQIDDRLVTLQIWDTAGQERFQSLGVAFYRGADCCVLVYDVNVMRSFDTLDNWHEEFLKQANPPAPKTFPFILLGNKIDIDGGNSRVVSEKKANEWCASKGNIPYFETSAKEDYNVDAAFLCIAKTALANEHEQDIYFQGITEAVSESEQRGGCAC; this is encoded by the exons ATGTCATTGCGGAGGCGTACCTTGCTCAAGGTGATCGTTCTCGGCGACAGCGG GGTTGGCAAGACTTCTTTGATGAATCA ATACGTGCATAAGAAGTTTAGTCTACAGTATAAAGCTACAATTGGTGCTGATTTTGTGACTAAAGAACTCCAAATTGATGACAGGCTCGTCACGCTGCAA ATATGGGACACAGCTGGGCAAGAAAGATTTCAGAGTCTTGGAGTCGCATTCTACAGAGGGGCAGATTGCTGTGTTCTGGTCTATGATGTTAATGTAATGAGATCTTTTGACACTCTTGACAACTGGCATGAGGAGTTTCTTAAACAG GCAAACCCACCTGCTCCCAAAACGTTTCCATTTATATTGCTTGGAAACAAGATTGACATTGATGGTGGAAACAGTCGAGTG GTTTCTGAGAAAAAGGCAAACGAGTGGTGTGCTTCGAAAGGAAACATACCTTACTTTGAGACATCAGCAAAAGAGGATTACAATGTTGATGCTGCATTCCTTTGTATTGCAAAAACTGCTCTAGCCAATGAGCATGAACAAGACAT ATACTTCCAAGGCATAACCGAGGCTGTTTCAGAGAGCGAGCAAAGAGGTGGTTGTGCATGTTGA
- the LOC110608845 gene encoding ankyrin repeat-containing protein ITN1, which yields MDMTLELRKIFPHIKNQDWKSLIKFYKDRPDYLMFPLNMNGDTAFHIAMHSMSEKPFVQLHSIAVSSSVYEDIFFARKSNGYTILHEAASIGNVQVIKEIVSVYPKLIQIENEVNENPLFTAAAFGQTEVVRFFANKYYGDEEGIFQKSIRRYSDQKSILQVAIEGQHFETALLLLKLEGFWMLEGESPWLLEDRNGISPLGALARMPSSFRSGRTLAFLETLLYSCLPVEDEIDCAVTPQSSREEKDLEMCMNTEHRQNQARSCILPFHKVWPTVEKIWKEKKRHKLALQLARLLIKIAVERHHKTPIFVAIEMGIIEIVHATIEEFPQATEQLNEKKHNILHVAVLNRRHDIFNLLKEINSGLQWKRMTEAVADEGYTLLHQVASTVKEGTKPGPALQLQEELLWFDRVKKIVPSHYAMHRIHYKDDHWVTPKQLFDIKHKEQLADAQQWTKDTSQACSTVAALIATVVFAAAFTIPGGLNDRGLPIFRNSPYFLLFTVMDVVSLAFSLTSVVAFLSILTSPFEFREFERSIPQKLSFGFTLLFLSVISTMITFAVTVLLLIQSEKHWTTSLISVAALLPVSVFALLQARLYWALLWDNFPALRRLFSSSGSVTYRVTKDFSTLEPIPVPIR from the exons ATGGATATGACTTTAGAATTGCGGAAGATCTTCCCACATATCAAAAACCAAGATTGGAAAAGTTTGATAAAGTTCTACAAAGACCGCCCTGATTACTTGATGTTTCCACTAAATATGAACGGCGACACAGCATTCCATATTGCCATGCACAGCATGTCGGAGAAACCATTTGTACAACTTCATTCCATAGCCGTGAGTTCCTCAGTATACGAAGATATCTTCTTTGCGAGGAAATCGAATGGCTACACAATTCTTCATGAGGCAGCATCCATTGGAAATGTTCAAGTAATAAAAGAAATCGTCAGTGTCTATCCCAAGCTAATTCAGATAGAAAATGAAGTGAACGAGAACCCATTATTTACAGCAGCTGCGTTTGGCCAGACAGAAGTAGTCCGGTTCTTTGCTAATAAATATTATGGAGACGAAGAAGgaatttttcaaaaatctatcaGAAGATATAGTGATCAGAAATCTATTCTTCAAGTTGCCATTGAAGGACAACACTTTG AGACGGCTTTGTTGTTGCTAAAACTCGAAGGATTTTGGATGTTGGAGGGGGAATCACCGTGGCTTTTGGAGGACAGAAATGGGATTAGTCCTCTCGGAGCTCTCGCTCGTATGCCGTCCTCTTTCAGGAGTGGACGCACCTTGGCCTTTCTCGAAACCTTATTATACTCGT GCCTTCCTGTTGAAGATGAGATTGATTGTGCCGTTACTCCACAGTCTTCAAGAGAAGAGAAGGATTTGGAGATGTGTATGAACACAGAGCATAGGCAGAACCAAGCCAGATCCTGCATCCTGCCTTTCCATAAAG TGTGGCCGACGGTGGAAAAGAtctggaaagaaaagaaaaggcacAAATTAGCTTTGCAACTTGCCAGATTGCTAATAAAAATAGCAGTCGAACGGCATCATAAAACGCCAATATTTGTTGCTATTGAGATGGGAATAATAGAGATTGTTCATGCAACAATCGAAGAATTTCCTCAGGCTACTGAGCAGCTAAACGAGAAGAAACACAACATATTGCATGTGGCTGTATTGAACCGACGCCATGACATTTTCaaccttttaaaagaaattaatagcGGATTACAATGGAAGAGGATGACTGAAGCAGTTGCAGACGAAGGTTATACATTGTTGCACCAAGTCGCATCCACTGTCAAAGAAGGCACCAAGCCTGGTCCTGCACTTCAACTACAAGAAGAGTTACTATGGTTTGAT CGTGTGAAGAAAATAGTTCCCTCTCATTATGCCATGCATCGTATACATTATAAAGATGATCACTGGGTGACTCCAAAACAGCTTTTTGACATAAAGCACAAAGAACAGCTCGCTGATGCGCAGCAATGGACGAAAGATACATCTCAGGCTTGCTCTACTGTTGCTGCTCTAATCGCCACTGTGGTTTTTGCTGCTGCCTTCACTATACCAGGAGGTTTAAATGATAGAGGGTTGCCTATTTTTCGCAACTCTCCTTATTTCTTGCTCTTCACTGTCATGGATGTTGTTTCTTTAGCTTTCTCTTTGACTTCCGTTGTGGCTTTCCTCTCTATTCTCACTTCGCCATTTGAATTTCGTGAGTTCGAACGCTCCATCCCACAGAAGCTTTCTTTTGGCTTCACTTTGCTCTTCTTGTCGGTGATTTCGACCATGATTACTTTCGCTGTCACCGTATTATTACTCATTCAATCGGAGAAACATTGGACAACGAGCCTCATTTCTGTTGCTGCTTTGCTTCCTGTCTCGGTGTTCGCACTCTTACAAGCCCGTTTGTATTGGGCACTGTTATGGGACAATTTTCCTGCGCTAAGGAGGCTATTTTCCAGCTCAGGATCCGTCACTTATCGGGTAACCAAAGATTTCTCAACTCTGGAGCCGATTCCAGTGCCAATACGTTAA